A stretch of the Oncorhynchus clarkii lewisi isolate Uvic-CL-2024 chromosome 9, UVic_Ocla_1.0, whole genome shotgun sequence genome encodes the following:
- the LOC139417226 gene encoding sperm microtubule inner protein 11-like — protein MLSWTASDCCWRWYLMAFFGITNLGYQNPIGDKMLVNPRASASLRGKSTPDSLTFTDEVDLRSCTKQSRLPPIQVQRGPPKCTDTCSIYNQPPPFSPDIHQGSQERYREMLKRVQTPRSPNQLYSVPLTDSQQCGWWMPNGGQQNTQERWTQVRRFPRKNSEMTKFVKEMSMTDREFSLF, from the exons ATGCTATCCTGGACAGCTTCAGACTGCTGCTGGCGATGGTACTTGATGGCTTTCTTCGGGATAACAAATTTGGGCTATCAAAATCCCATCGGAGACAAGATGCTAGTGAATCCACGAGCGTCTGCTTCCCTCCGCG GTAAAAGCACGCCAGACTCCCTGACCTTTACAGATGAGGTTGATTTAAGGAGCTGTACCAAACAGTCAAGACTGCCCCCTATCCAAGTCCAGAGGGGACCCCCAAAATGCACTGATACCTGCAGCATCTACAACCAGCCACCTCCTTTCAGCCCAGACATACACCAGGGGAGCCAGGAGCGATACAGAGAGATGCTCAAACGGGTTCAGACACCCAGAT CCCCAAACCAGCTGTACTCAGTGcccctgacagacagccagcagTGTGGATGGTGGATGCCCAATGGAGGCCAACAGAATACGCAGGAACGCTGGACCCAAGTCAGACGATTCCCCCGCAAGAACAGTGAGATGACCAA GTTCGTGAAAGAGATGTCAATGACGGACCGGGAGTTCAGCTTATTTTGA